One genomic segment of Uranotaenia lowii strain MFRU-FL unplaced genomic scaffold, ASM2978415v1 HiC_scaffold_34, whole genome shotgun sequence includes these proteins:
- the LOC129759950 gene encoding uncharacterized protein LOC129759950 isoform X1 produces MDNLRNLFGQVTTLASSKSGSCPGTGNGSSSGPTGGSSHHGSAGSGGLDGLLGSGSERQRSISGDFSTDMATHQNRAMKQHKAADRDSYYYIIHTKAGRRENRDVFDNEVSWTRERCYLLNVVPFYGPFLCRRRRWETDDEDVIHDELASFANWLIVQNKTRAW; encoded by the exons ATGGATAATTTGCGCAACCTTTTCGGCCAAGTAACAACGCTGGCCTCATCCAAGTCGGGAAGCTGCCCCGGGACTGGAAACGGCTCGAGCAGTGGGCCAACCGGCGGCAGTTCCCATCATGGGTCAGCCGGATCCGGGGGTCTCGATGGGCTGCTGGGATCAGGAAGCGAACGGCAACGGTCCATCAGTGGGGACTTTTCGACGGACATGGCCACGCACCAGAACCGGGCCATGAAGCAGCACAAAGCGGCCGACCGGGATAGCTATTACTATATTAT CCATACCAAAGCCGGTAGGAGAGAGAATAGAGATGTTTTCGACAATGAAGTTTCCTGGACCCGAGAAAGATGCTATCTTTTAAATGTGGTGCCATTTTATGGGCCTTTTCTGTGCCGTCGCCGCCGCTGGGAAACGGATGATGAGGATGTCATCCATGACGAGCTTGCTTCCTTTGCAAATTGGCTGATTGTGCAGAACAAAACACGGGCTTGGTAG
- the LOC129759950 gene encoding uncharacterized protein LOC129759950 isoform X2: MDNLRNLFGQVTTLASSKSGSCPGTGNGSSSGPTGGSSHHGSAGSGGLDGLLGSGSERQRSISGDFSTDMATHQNRAMKQHKAADRDSYYYIMWRS; the protein is encoded by the coding sequence ATGGATAATTTGCGCAACCTTTTCGGCCAAGTAACAACGCTGGCCTCATCCAAGTCGGGAAGCTGCCCCGGGACTGGAAACGGCTCGAGCAGTGGGCCAACCGGCGGCAGTTCCCATCATGGGTCAGCCGGATCCGGGGGTCTCGATGGGCTGCTGGGATCAGGAAGCGAACGGCAACGGTCCATCAGTGGGGACTTTTCGACGGACATGGCCACGCACCAGAACCGGGCCATGAAGCAGCACAAAGCGGCCGACCGGGATAGCTATTACTATATTAT